A genome region from Candidatus Spechtbacterales bacterium includes the following:
- a CDS encoding rhodanese-like domain-containing protein — translation MADYKIVSAQELKNKLDSKEDFLLVNVLSASSFEGMRIPGSVNVDVHESGFVERMEKVTEGDKDKEIIVHCSSATCQASPSAARKLVEEGYTNVADFEDGLAGWKEAGYPLEGVMVE, via the coding sequence ATGGCTGATTATAAAATAGTTTCCGCGCAAGAACTTAAAAACAAGCTTGATTCCAAAGAGGATTTTCTTTTGGTTAATGTGCTTTCAGCATCCTCTTTTGAAGGCATGCGCATTCCGGGCTCAGTTAATGTAGATGTACACGAAAGCGGGTTTGTTGAAAGAATGGAAAAAGTTACAGAAGGGGACAAAGATAAGGAAATAATAGTACACTGCTCATCCGCAACATGTCAGGCATCTCCTTCTGCAGCGCGCAAGCTGGTAGAGGAGGGGTACACAAATGTGGCGGATTTTGAGGACGGACTTGCCGGCTGGAAAGAGGCAGGATATCCGCTTGAGGGGGTAATGGTGGAATAA